The Desulfovibrio sp. genome contains the following window.
GCGGCGCAAAATGTTTGCAAAGGCTGCAACATAACGAGCCCTTTACGCAAACGCCCTGCGCCGTCCGGCCTTTAACCGCGCGCACCCACTGCTGACGCGCTCTCACTGTGGAAAAACAATGCTGCTATTTTTTGAAACACTGGGCCTCATTGTCGCCCACATACTTTCGTGGGTTGCCGTCTGCCATGCCCTGCTGACCAAACATGACCCCCGGGCCGCCCTTGGCTGGACTGTCACGGCCCTGTTTCTGCCTGTTGTAGGCCCCATTCTGTACGCCTGCTTTGGCATCAGCAGGGCAGAAAGCAGGGCCAGCCGCATCATGCGGCGGCAGCAACCTCTGGAGCCGGATTACGCCCACCCGCCCTTTTCCAAGGTTCCACCGGAAAATATCCCTGACAGCATAGCCCGCATGGAACACATCGGGCGTGTACTCACCGAGCAGCACCTGAGCACCGGCAATACCGTCACCCCATTGCGCAACGGCGATCAGGCCTACCCGGCCATGCTTGCGGCCATAGACAATGCCAAGGATCACGTTTTTCTCTGCACTTATATTTTCAACGCAGGTCAGGTTGCAACCGCCTTTGGCGAGGCCCTGGCCCGTGCTGCGGAACGCGGCGTGGACGCCCGCCTGCTGGTGGACGGCATCGGCATGCTCTATTCCCTGCGCAAGCCCTGGAAAAAGCTTGCCAAACGCGGGGTGCGCGTGGCTCTGTTCATGCCGCCGCGCCTGCTTCCGCCCAATTTCAGCATCAACCTGCGCAACCACCGCAAAATGCTGGTGTGCGACACCGTGGCCTTTACCGGCGGCATGAACATTGCGGACGACAACATCGCCGCAGGCAAGGCCAAGTACGTGCAGGACATGCACTTTCAGTGCGAAGGCCCCATTGTGGACCAGTTGCGCCGCGCATTTTTGCTCAACTGGGGTTTCTGCACCAATAACTACACCCCCCTGC
Protein-coding sequences here:
- a CDS encoding phospholipase D-like domain-containing protein, with the translated sequence MLLFFETLGLIVAHILSWVAVCHALLTKHDPRAALGWTVTALFLPVVGPILYACFGISRAESRASRIMRRQQPLEPDYAHPPFSKVPPENIPDSIARMEHIGRVLTEQHLSTGNTVTPLRNGDQAYPAMLAAIDNAKDHVFLCTYIFNAGQVATAFGEALARAAERGVDARLLVDGIGMLYSLRKPWKKLAKRGVRVALFMPPRLLPPNFSINLRNHRKMLVCDTVAFTGGMNIADDNIAAGKAKYVQDMHFQCEGPIVDQLRRAFLLNWGFCTNNYTPLPPATTLPRGESRCRIIMDGPGSEADILNDIYCAVINAARRSVRIMTPYFLPSHGLVSALRSAGQRGVDVRVVLPEKNNLFYVHWAQYRLLPTLLEAGVRVWYQQPPFAHTKLLAVDGYYSQIGSANLDARSLRLNFELNMEVFNPDVHDQITGHIDRAIITGREITRDYLTALPLPVKLRNAACWIFSPYL